In the Haloferula helveola genome, one interval contains:
- a CDS encoding thrombospondin type 3 repeat-containing protein — translation MKSPIKIITAFAFGLGSVALSMPATKLISGEWCLPTEAQGLVVIDEATGQLRFAQSDPGGRLTWSPVVRTYLSDVSDVAGSLDGNSGELLALTNPWANRIVTVEIDDPALTLGSMTPPHVGPAAICEIDTSGPELLIGSNLAGGGAGAWLDAVEDIPAGGVPLAQSSGFAPIDQLEPLFETLGGDRMAVGRIVSTSTKLFLSYRGGGAVSFAIQDTIAGDWQIASSVIGEDGRTMVVAWQTGGTTVLLYTLNGGIGAGSALTLTGEPKLILSGGIGSIQRVEVPGAPDGFLAVSRDGSEAVWVRVFTGKTLSVEAGFQPTAAGLQINALVPVDGVGLVQLDGKAGGGPSSAFESHVWTGTRWGVADAGSLPKPLSNQTDFATIFYFDSEPFLTETASLLGLEIQPDWTTGSTSSPFPPSITGETYGSTTLGLGSPGARGFTAPGGSGYLLSNQHEPYLSISALRSNDLISTPSLIINPPGGSSPTTVEVSALFDAERYVLKYRKSDPGSPWQDWSGGLSVPYSSTWYFYLEDQITGDSGPITSRTWTIPVGGLNGTDSDSDGVPDYVEAERGLDPFGGADSDGDGASDLEEILAGTDPTDDSSIPSPRNPIPQGEGVRWLATAGNHTPTARISNGEAIEAHDMAGALLARDEVESLTHPTLGSIRAAEPVSNSSPAQTEWAALASPIFFDVGTGVNPPRTGREMIRLVGIPSPSGPVIGFTPSGANSSADAAGWIAAAQAAYSTWSPVSELTEIFPEHSAMAILCEAMIYDRLVAEGLLGAPVPTLPEFGIFPWRSQDAGRLPLDRPMISGLASLGYDFSALRDLVEAEVETVSTTRDALRSAADAIYAFHIANSDSSPGLESPFRVLRDWIEGLGFPASYSGVVTDPILTDAETAIAEIRGLSGQPYRPVESWAVEVAAQGVEPPGVAIRQPGATPVALLRPTGEPFLFEQGIGVVEGTTLTVQGFVDVTSPTGYPAMEVTALVYNSLPKESARDQDANLLDDEWERFFFGSTGNDPYSVPAASNFTLLEHYLAGTDPRGGDDPPSSPADLSPPALSIEAAGGGVFEIEFAWPEEYFEQMDFIVEGSPDLSPGSFVEIPGAVITPLGGGLYLITLPPVPPAQVAHFYRVRLALPEN, via the coding sequence ATGAAATCTCCAATCAAAATCATCACGGCCTTCGCTTTCGGTTTGGGTTCCGTCGCGCTGTCGATGCCGGCGACCAAGCTGATTTCCGGCGAATGGTGCCTGCCGACCGAGGCACAGGGACTGGTCGTCATCGACGAGGCAACCGGCCAACTCCGATTCGCGCAGAGTGACCCGGGCGGGCGTCTGACATGGTCGCCGGTTGTTCGAACCTACCTATCGGATGTCAGTGATGTGGCGGGTTCGCTCGATGGCAATTCCGGCGAGTTGCTCGCGCTGACCAACCCGTGGGCGAACCGGATCGTGACGGTGGAAATCGACGACCCCGCGTTGACGCTCGGCTCGATGACGCCTCCTCACGTCGGCCCGGCCGCGATTTGTGAGATCGATACCTCCGGGCCGGAACTGCTGATCGGATCGAACCTGGCGGGCGGTGGCGCGGGTGCCTGGCTGGATGCGGTTGAAGACATTCCGGCAGGTGGAGTGCCGCTTGCCCAGTCGAGCGGCTTCGCCCCGATCGATCAGCTGGAGCCGCTGTTCGAGACCCTCGGTGGCGACCGCATGGCGGTCGGCCGGATCGTCAGCACGAGCACCAAGCTCTTTCTCAGCTATCGTGGCGGTGGAGCGGTAAGTTTCGCCATTCAGGATACGATTGCAGGTGACTGGCAGATCGCGAGCAGCGTGATCGGAGAAGACGGACGGACCATGGTCGTCGCATGGCAAACGGGTGGGACAACGGTCCTTCTCTATACCCTGAATGGAGGCATTGGTGCCGGCAGTGCGCTCACCCTCACCGGGGAACCAAAGCTGATTTTGTCGGGCGGCATCGGCTCGATCCAGCGAGTCGAGGTCCCGGGTGCGCCCGACGGCTTCCTGGCCGTTTCCCGTGACGGTTCGGAGGCGGTCTGGGTGCGCGTGTTCACGGGCAAGACGCTGAGTGTCGAGGCGGGATTCCAGCCGACCGCCGCAGGTTTGCAGATCAATGCCTTGGTTCCGGTCGACGGCGTGGGATTGGTGCAACTCGACGGAAAGGCAGGTGGCGGTCCGTCATCGGCGTTCGAAAGCCACGTCTGGACCGGAACCCGATGGGGGGTGGCCGATGCAGGCAGTTTGCCCAAGCCGCTGAGCAACCAGACGGACTTCGCCACGATCTTCTACTTCGACAGCGAACCATTCCTGACCGAGACCGCGTCTCTGCTCGGCCTGGAGATCCAGCCGGACTGGACGACCGGTTCCACCTCATCTCCGTTCCCACCAAGCATCACTGGGGAAACCTACGGATCCACCACGCTTGGCCTGGGTTCGCCCGGAGCGAGAGGCTTCACGGCACCGGGGGGCTCTGGCTATCTGCTCAGCAACCAGCACGAGCCGTATCTCAGTATCTCGGCCCTGCGTTCCAACGATCTGATCTCCACCCCGTCGCTAATCATCAATCCTCCGGGCGGATCCTCGCCCACGACGGTCGAGGTGAGCGCTTTGTTCGATGCCGAACGCTACGTGCTCAAGTATCGCAAGAGCGATCCGGGCAGTCCGTGGCAGGACTGGAGCGGGGGGCTTTCGGTTCCGTATTCCTCGACTTGGTATTTCTATCTGGAAGACCAGATCACGGGAGACAGCGGTCCGATCACCTCGCGGACCTGGACGATTCCGGTCGGTGGGCTCAACGGAACGGATTCCGACTCCGACGGGGTGCCGGACTACGTGGAGGCCGAGCGAGGTCTGGATCCGTTCGGTGGTGCCGACAGCGACGGCGACGGAGCGTCCGATCTTGAGGAGATCCTGGCCGGAACCGATCCGACCGATGACTCGAGCATTCCCTCGCCACGGAATCCGATCCCGCAGGGTGAAGGGGTGCGTTGGCTGGCAACCGCGGGCAACCACACACCGACCGCACGGATTTCCAACGGAGAAGCCATTGAGGCGCATGATATGGCAGGTGCTTTGCTGGCTCGCGACGAAGTCGAGTCGCTGACCCATCCGACCCTCGGTAGCATCCGTGCCGCGGAGCCCGTGTCGAACAGCAGCCCGGCCCAGACGGAATGGGCGGCACTGGCGAGTCCGATCTTCTTCGATGTCGGCACCGGCGTGAATCCTCCGCGAACCGGTCGCGAGATGATCCGTCTGGTGGGCATTCCGTCGCCCTCCGGACCGGTGATCGGCTTCACGCCGAGCGGCGCGAATTCGTCCGCCGATGCGGCGGGTTGGATCGCTGCGGCTCAAGCGGCCTACAGCACGTGGTCACCCGTCAGCGAACTGACGGAGATTTTTCCGGAGCATTCAGCGATGGCGATTCTCTGCGAAGCGATGATCTACGACCGGCTTGTCGCCGAAGGCCTTCTCGGAGCTCCGGTCCCGACGCTGCCTGAGTTCGGTATTTTCCCGTGGCGGAGTCAGGATGCGGGGCGTCTTCCGCTCGACCGTCCGATGATTTCCGGCCTTGCCTCGCTCGGTTACGATTTCTCGGCGCTCCGCGATCTGGTGGAGGCCGAAGTCGAAACCGTCTCTACGACGCGTGACGCTCTCCGCTCGGCGGCGGACGCGATCTATGCCTTCCACATCGCGAATTCCGACAGCTCGCCGGGGCTTGAGAGTCCGTTCCGGGTGCTGCGCGACTGGATCGAGGGTCTTGGTTTTCCTGCCAGCTACTCCGGGGTGGTTACCGACCCGATCCTGACCGATGCGGAGACCGCGATCGCCGAGATCCGAGGGCTTTCCGGCCAGCCCTACCGCCCTGTCGAATCGTGGGCGGTCGAGGTGGCTGCGCAAGGCGTCGAGCCGCCTGGTGTCGCCATCCGGCAACCGGGCGCGACACCCGTCGCCCTACTCCGCCCGACGGGTGAGCCGTTCCTTTTCGAGCAGGGGATCGGAGTGGTCGAGGGCACGACCCTGACCGTGCAGGGCTTCGTCGATGTGACTTCGCCGACCGGTTATCCGGCGATGGAAGTCACGGCGCTCGTTTACAACTCTCTGCCGAAGGAAAGCGCACGCGATCAGGACGCGAACCTGCTCGACGACGAATGGGAGCGCTTCTTCTTCGGGTCGACTGGCAATGATCCCTACTCGGTCCCCGCGGCCTCGAACTTCACGCTGCTGGAACACTACCTTGCCGGAACCGACCCGAGGGGAGGCGACGATCCGCCGAGTTCGCCGGCCGACCTCTCGCCACCAGCTCTCAGCATCGAGGCTGCCGGGGGTGGAGTGTTCGAGATCGAGTTCGCTTGGCCGGAGGAATACTTCGAGCAGATGGACTTCATCGTCGAGGGATCGCCCGACTTGAGTCCCGGTAGCTTCGTCGAGATCCCCGGTGCGGTGATCACTCCGTTGGGTGGCGGACTGTACCTGATCACCCTGCCGCCGGTGCCGCCGGCACAGGTCGCGCATTTCTACCGCGTCCGGCTGGCATTGCCGGAGAACTGA